From Neobacillus sp. PS2-9, the proteins below share one genomic window:
- a CDS encoding GntR family transcriptional regulator: MITMDGLKTGDKIPSERELSERLNFGRSSVREALRALELLGLIETRRGEGTFIRDFRGHQLVQLLSTFILQDEKAIRDVYETKNYIEMDCLRLAIQRMDIQTIEHMKEWVKKSNRVQDDEFFYRIIELADNHLFLRLWGILKEYYYSLDFPQRDYKKENYLLILEALASKDEAKTVSAYYELRNLSCFNDKN, encoded by the coding sequence ATGATTACAATGGATGGTCTAAAGACTGGAGATAAAATACCTTCTGAACGTGAATTGTCTGAGCGCCTGAATTTCGGGCGCTCTTCCGTTCGAGAAGCCCTTCGTGCATTGGAATTACTTGGATTAATTGAAACACGTAGAGGCGAAGGGACTTTTATTCGAGATTTTCGCGGACATCAGCTAGTACAGCTCCTCAGCACATTCATTCTGCAGGATGAGAAAGCGATACGAGATGTTTATGAGACAAAAAATTATATTGAGATGGACTGTCTCCGATTAGCAATTCAGCGAATGGACATTCAAACGATTGAGCATATGAAAGAATGGGTAAAAAAATCAAATCGTGTACAGGATGATGAGTTTTTTTATCGAATCATAGAATTGGCTGATAACCATCTATTTTTAAGATTGTGGGGAATATTAAAGGAATATTATTATTCTTTAGATTTTCCACAAAGGGACTATAAGAAAGAAAACTATTTATTAATACTTGAAGCATTAGCTTCAAAAGATGAAGCAAAAACAGTGTCTGCTTATTATGAGCTTCGAAATTTGTCATGTTTTAACGACAAAAACTAA
- the accD gene encoding acetyl-CoA carboxylase, carboxyltransferase subunit beta, translating to MALKDLFSKNHTKKKKYATIPTETAKNDVPEGIMTKCTSCKKIMYTKELVKNYKVCLHCGFHFQMNSYERINSFLDEGSFEEINEDMISENPLGFPDYLEKLEKDRQKSKLNEAVVTGVGAVNGKKIVLAIMDASFRMGSMGSVVGEKITRAIEKADELSLPFIIFTASGGARMQEGALSLMQMAKTSVALKRFSENGGLIISIMTHPTTGGVSASFASLGDFNFAEPGALIAFAGRRVIEQSIREELPEDFQTAEFLLKHGQLDAIISREDLVEKITNILEIHQPGGELEW from the coding sequence TTGGCGCTTAAAGATCTTTTTTCAAAAAATCACACAAAGAAGAAGAAATATGCAACAATTCCAACAGAAACAGCTAAAAATGACGTACCTGAAGGGATTATGACAAAGTGTACTTCATGTAAAAAAATCATGTACACAAAGGAACTAGTAAAAAACTATAAGGTTTGTTTACATTGCGGTTTTCATTTTCAAATGAATTCGTATGAGCGGATTAATAGCTTTTTAGATGAAGGAAGTTTTGAAGAAATTAATGAGGACATGATTTCTGAAAACCCACTTGGTTTCCCCGATTATCTGGAGAAGCTAGAAAAAGACCGACAAAAAAGTAAGTTGAACGAGGCTGTTGTAACAGGTGTAGGAGCCGTAAATGGCAAAAAAATAGTTTTGGCGATAATGGATGCTTCCTTCCGCATGGGAAGTATGGGTTCTGTAGTGGGTGAAAAAATTACCCGTGCAATTGAGAAAGCAGATGAACTCTCCTTGCCTTTTATTATATTTACTGCTTCGGGTGGTGCCCGAATGCAAGAAGGTGCATTAAGTTTAATGCAAATGGCAAAAACAAGTGTCGCGTTAAAGCGGTTTAGTGAAAATGGTGGTCTCATCATTTCTATAATGACACACCCAACGACTGGCGGGGTATCTGCAAGCTTTGCATCATTAGGTGATTTCAACTTTGCTGAACCAGGAGCCCTTATTGCCTTTGCCGGACGACGCGTTATTGAACAATCGATTAGAGAAGAATTACCTGAAGATTTTCAAACGGCGGAGTTCCTATTAAAGCACGGTCAGCTGGATGCCATCATTTCTCGTGAGGACCTAGTAGAGAAAATCACAAATATATTAGAAATTCATCAACCTGGAGGTGAGCTCGAATGGTAG
- the accA gene encoding acetyl-CoA carboxylase carboxyl transferase subunit alpha — MVGELEFERPIVELRRKITELKEFTKTADVDLSSEIIKLEARLEKLEQDIYENIKPWDRVQIARHPNRPTTLDYISYLFEDFFELHGDRTFADDEAIVGGVAKFKGLPVTVIGHQRGKDTKENIRRNFGMPHPEGYRKALRLMKQADKFKRPIICFIDTKGAYPGKAAEERGQSEAIARNLFEMAGLRVPVICIVIGEGGSGGALALGVGNRIYMLENSTYSVISPEGAAAILWKDASLAKNAAETMKITAPDLKELGVIDDIISEIKGGAHKDVKQQSEEIEKCLMSSLKQLLKLSEDELIADRYNRFRTIGEYTIVNDYIGAK; from the coding sequence ATGGTAGGCGAATTAGAATTTGAACGCCCAATAGTGGAGTTAAGAAGAAAAATTACCGAACTAAAAGAGTTCACTAAAACAGCAGATGTCGATTTAAGTTCTGAAATTATTAAGTTAGAAGCTCGACTTGAAAAGCTTGAGCAGGATATATATGAGAATATTAAACCATGGGATCGTGTACAAATTGCCCGTCATCCAAATAGACCCACAACTCTTGATTATATTTCTTATCTATTTGAGGATTTCTTTGAATTACATGGCGACCGGACCTTTGCGGATGACGAAGCCATCGTAGGAGGAGTTGCCAAGTTTAAGGGATTGCCTGTAACAGTTATTGGTCATCAACGAGGAAAAGACACGAAAGAAAATATCCGCAGAAACTTTGGAATGCCGCATCCTGAAGGATATCGAAAAGCACTTCGTCTCATGAAACAGGCTGATAAATTTAAACGGCCAATTATCTGTTTTATTGATACGAAGGGAGCATATCCAGGTAAGGCTGCAGAAGAACGTGGCCAAAGTGAAGCCATTGCACGAAATTTATTTGAAATGGCGGGTCTTAGAGTTCCTGTGATTTGTATTGTTATTGGAGAAGGCGGAAGTGGCGGTGCTCTTGCACTTGGAGTGGGTAACCGAATCTATATGCTGGAAAACTCTACCTACTCCGTTATTTCCCCAGAAGGAGCGGCAGCTATTCTATGGAAGGATGCATCCTTAGCTAAAAATGCTGCAGAAACAATGAAAATCACAGCTCCTGATTTGAAGGAACTGGGAGTAATCGATGATATTATCTCTGAAATTAAAGGCGGCGCACATAAGGATGTTAAACAGCAATCAGAAGAAATTGAAAAATGTCTGATGTCTTCACTTAAACAACTTCTTAAACTATCAGAGGATGAATTAATTGCCGACCGATATAACCGTTTTAGGACAATTGGCGAATACACAATAGTTAATGATTACATTGGTGCTAAATAA
- the pfkA gene encoding 6-phosphofructokinase: MKRIGVLTSGGDSPGMNPAIRAVVRKAIYHNVEVYGIYGGYAGLISGNIKKLELGSVGDIIHRGGTMLHSARCLEFKTKEGQQQGIEQMKALGIEGLVVIGGDGSYRGAKALTEQGFPCVGVPGTIDNDIPGTELTIGFDTALNTVIDAVDKIRDTATSHERTFVIEVMGRDAGDIALWAGLAGGAETILIPEENYEMNEIAERLRKGQERGKKHSIIIVAEGVCSGVEFAKQLSEATNFDTRVSVLGHIQRGGSPTAADRVLASRLGARAVELLIEGKGGRAVGIEKNQLVDYDIIEALGRKHTLDLELFKLSKELSI; encoded by the coding sequence GTGAAAAGAATTGGGGTATTAACGAGCGGTGGAGATTCACCAGGAATGAATCCGGCCATCCGTGCCGTTGTGCGGAAAGCAATTTATCATAATGTAGAGGTTTACGGTATTTATGGCGGTTATGCAGGATTAATTTCTGGTAATATAAAGAAGCTTGAGCTAGGTTCTGTTGGTGATATCATTCATCGTGGCGGTACCATGCTGCATTCAGCGCGCTGTTTAGAATTTAAAACAAAAGAAGGACAGCAGCAAGGAATTGAACAAATGAAAGCTCTTGGAATTGAAGGGCTTGTAGTTATCGGTGGGGATGGTTCCTATCGTGGAGCAAAGGCATTAACAGAACAAGGTTTTCCTTGTGTTGGTGTACCCGGCACGATTGATAACGATATTCCAGGTACAGAGCTTACGATTGGCTTTGATACCGCCTTAAATACAGTAATCGATGCAGTAGACAAAATTCGTGATACCGCTACCTCTCATGAAAGAACGTTTGTAATCGAAGTAATGGGACGCGATGCGGGTGATATTGCTTTATGGGCGGGTCTTGCTGGTGGAGCAGAAACCATCTTAATTCCTGAAGAAAACTATGAAATGAATGAAATTGCCGAAAGACTTCGCAAAGGGCAAGAGCGTGGTAAAAAGCATAGTATCATCATTGTGGCTGAAGGAGTCTGCAGTGGAGTTGAATTCGCTAAGCAGCTGTCAGAAGCAACAAACTTTGATACAAGAGTTTCTGTGTTAGGCCATATCCAGCGTGGTGGTTCTCCAACTGCAGCTGACCGAGTACTTGCCAGCCGATTAGGTGCAAGGGCAGTAGAACTATTAATCGAAGGAAAAGGCGGCCGTGCAGTAGGTATTGAAAAGAATCAGCTTGTTGATTATGACATCATTGAAGCTTTAGGTAGAAAACATACATTAGATCTTGAACTGTTCAAGTTGTCCAAGGAATTATCAATTTAA
- the pyk gene encoding pyruvate kinase translates to MLRKTKIVCTIGPASESVEKLTQLINSGMNVARLNFSHGDFEEHGARIRNIREAAKATGKTVAILLDTKGPEIRTNNMVNGAIELKAGENVIVSMTEVEGTAEKFSVTYQGLIEDVHVGSKILLDDGLIGLEVTEVNKAANEIYTKILNSGTLKNKKGVNVPGVSVNLPGITEKDTKDIMFGIEQGIDFIAASFVRRAKDVLEIRQLLEENNATHIHIIPKIENQEGVDNIDEILEISDGLMVARGDLGVEIPAEEVPLVQKMLIKKCNALGKPVITATQMLDSMQRNPRPTRAEASDVANAIFDGTDAIMLSGETAAGIYPVEAVQTMHNIASRAEQALDHKEILSSRSKDTGHNLTDAIGQSVAHTALNLEVNAIITPTESGHTARMISKYRPKAPIVAVAANDKVSRQLSLVWGVYSRITSMCSTTDEMLELSVQESLNSGIVKHGDLVVITAGVPVGEAGTTNLMKIHVVGDIIAKAQGIGRKSAFGKVVVAHDAKEALENVKQGSILVTLGTDRDMVPALEKCAALITQEGGLTSHAAVVGLNLGIPVIVGVDNALELFKDGQEITVDSSRGVIYNGHASVL, encoded by the coding sequence ATGCTACGAAAAACAAAAATCGTTTGTACGATTGGTCCTGCTAGTGAAAGTGTTGAAAAGTTAACTCAATTAATAAATTCGGGGATGAACGTTGCTCGTTTGAACTTTTCTCACGGTGATTTTGAAGAGCATGGTGCTCGAATCAGAAATATTCGTGAAGCAGCAAAAGCAACGGGTAAAACAGTAGCGATTCTACTTGATACAAAAGGTCCGGAAATCCGCACAAACAATATGGTAAACGGTGCAATTGAGCTTAAGGCTGGAGAAAATGTGATTGTTTCTATGACAGAAGTCGAAGGAACAGCTGAGAAGTTCTCTGTTACATATCAAGGTTTAATTGAAGATGTACATGTTGGTTCAAAGATACTCTTAGATGACGGCTTAATCGGTCTTGAAGTAACGGAAGTGAATAAAGCCGCAAATGAAATCTATACAAAGATTTTAAACAGCGGAACATTAAAAAATAAAAAAGGTGTAAATGTTCCTGGTGTGTCAGTGAACCTTCCAGGAATCACTGAGAAGGATACTAAAGATATCATGTTCGGTATTGAACAAGGAATTGATTTCATCGCTGCTTCCTTCGTCCGCCGTGCAAAAGATGTCTTAGAAATCCGTCAACTTTTAGAGGAAAACAATGCAACACATATCCATATTATCCCTAAAATTGAAAACCAAGAAGGTGTTGACAACATCGATGAAATCCTTGAGATTTCTGATGGCTTGATGGTTGCACGTGGTGACCTTGGCGTGGAAATTCCTGCTGAAGAGGTTCCTCTTGTTCAAAAAATGTTAATTAAGAAATGTAATGCCCTTGGTAAACCAGTTATTACTGCAACACAAATGCTTGATTCCATGCAGCGTAATCCAAGACCTACGCGTGCAGAAGCTAGTGACGTAGCCAATGCTATTTTTGATGGTACTGACGCAATCATGCTTTCAGGTGAAACAGCTGCTGGTATTTATCCTGTAGAAGCAGTTCAGACTATGCATAATATTGCTTCAAGAGCGGAGCAGGCATTAGATCATAAAGAAATCTTATCAAGCCGCAGCAAAGACACTGGACATAATCTAACAGATGCAATCGGTCAGTCTGTTGCCCATACAGCTTTAAATTTAGAAGTTAATGCCATCATTACACCAACTGAAAGCGGACATACTGCTAGAATGATTTCTAAGTATCGTCCGAAGGCACCGATTGTTGCTGTTGCAGCAAATGACAAGGTTTCTCGACAGTTGTCACTTGTTTGGGGTGTCTATTCACGTATCACATCAATGTGCTCAACTACTGACGAAATGCTTGAGCTTTCCGTTCAAGAAAGCTTAAACAGTGGTATTGTAAAACACGGTGATTTAGTAGTTATTACTGCAGGGGTTCCTGTTGGTGAAGCTGGTACAACGAATTTGATGAAGATTCATGTTGTCGGCGATATTATTGCTAAGGCACAAGGAATTGGCCGTAAATCCGCATTTGGGAAAGTAGTTGTTGCCCATGATGCAAAAGAAGCTTTAGAAAATGTGAAGCAAGGTTCTATTCTTGTTACATTAGGAACGGATCGTGATATGGTTCCTGCACTAGAAAAATGTGCTGCTCTTATCACACAAGAAGGCGGATTAA